TTAGAAGGTATTCGTTTAGTAGAAGAGCTTGTTCAATCTAATTGGCAGATGGCTTTTGCTTTTGTGACACCTGAAATGACATCAACAGACAGGGGACGAAATTTAATCACTCAGTTGGAAAAAAAAGGTCCTCTTTATCAGATTTCAGTAGCAATGGCGGAAAAAATTTGTGATACAAAAAATCCCCAGGGCGTTGTGGCTGTGGCCAAGCAGCAACTTGCCGATTTTGACGAAGTACTACCTTCTGTTCAGTTGGATAATGAGAAAAGAAAACCATTGCTGTTGCTTGCCGACGGTATTCAGGACCCTGGCAATCTAGGTACGTTGCTTAGAACAGCTGATGCCGCAGGGTGCCATGCTGTAATTCTTATCGACGCTGTTGATGTATTTAACCCCAAAGTCGTTCGTGGCTCTATGGGCTCTTTATTTCATTTGCCTATTAT
This genomic window from Pelorhabdus rhamnosifermentans contains:
- a CDS encoding TrmH family RNA methyltransferase yields the protein MMESIQSTQNQWVKLAASLKQKKYRDESGLFLLEGIRLVEELVQSNWQMAFAFVTPEMTSTDRGRNLITQLEKKGPLYQISVAMAEKICDTKNPQGVVAVAKQQLADFDEVLPSVQLDNEKRKPLLLLADGIQDPGNLGTLLRTADAAGCHAVILIDAVDVFNPKVVRGSMGSLFHLPIIVASEALSLAWLEEHQISLYGTSLEESVLYYDVDLRQSVCIIFGNEGQGVREELLQRCKQNIHIPLLGKAESLNVSSAVAVVLYEAVRQRYQA